In Nicotiana tabacum cultivar K326 chromosome 17, ASM71507v2, whole genome shotgun sequence, one DNA window encodes the following:
- the LOC107761792 gene encoding uncharacterized protein LOC107761792: MTHDEFFMETHIRKKKAPTYPSRWVEDRAETTYNRYKTIVEEYSQSLPPNEQGERPSISDKEAQKIWLDVVGGPKKGIAYDLPERLFRRYRVGLQGIGTSAQGGEALDRSTLSAMEKKISKLSAELEEAKNREEKRDKQFDSLQGQLEKRDQQFNVLQDQLTNLLASDAFPIPRSRESSPDANPSRRDPSNNANDEASSSEDGDDAVQNTP; encoded by the exons atgactcatgatgagttcttcatggagactcacatccggaagaagaaggcgCCGACATATCCAAGTAGATGGGTTGAGGACCGGGCGGAGACCACATAT aATCGCTATAAGACTATTGTGGAGGAGTACAGTCAGAGCTTGCCACCGAATGAGCAAGGCGAGCGACCTTCCATTTCAGACAAAGAAGCGCAGAAGATATGGTTGGATGTTGTCGGTGGTCCTAAAAAGGGGATAGCATACGACCTTCCAGAGAGATTATTTCGGCGCTACAGGGTtggattgcaaggtatagggacttccgCCCAGGGCGGCGAGGCACTTGATAGGTCGACTCTCTCGGCTATGGAAAAGAAGATCTCAAAACTGTCAGCAGAGCTTGAAGAGGCAAAGaatagagaagaaaagagagataAACAATTTGATAGCCTTCAAGGTCAGCTAGAAAAGAGGGACCAACAATTTAATGTCCTTCAAGATCAGCTGaccaatcttcttgctagtgaTGCTTTCCCCATTCCTCGGTCTCGTGAGTCTTCCCCAGATGCTAATCCTTCTCGTCGTGATCCTTCGAACAATGCCAATGATGAAGCTTCTAgtagtgaagatggagatgatgcAGTACAAAACACTCCTtga
- the LOC107761791 gene encoding protein SRG1-like translates to MEEAASSRKIGSSLKVPSVQELAKQQLAVPPRYIRDDIETPVLTSNSSSILPQVPVIDMEKLLAIGNDGSELQRLHFACKEWGFFQLVNHRVSSSLVENVKSEIRAFFDLPLEEKKKFEQEEGDVEGYGQAFVFSEEQKLDWADLFYMTTLPTHLRKPHLFPKLPISLRDIMEAQCQEFKSLAISILCQLAKALKMDENEMKDLFTDGMQLIRMNCYPPCPEPDKTIGLSPHSDADALTILLQLNETEGLQVRKDGIWVPVKPLPNALIVNVGDMMEIVSNGVYRSIEHRAVVNSNKERLSLATFYIFNLDSELGPAHTLIGPHNPAKFQNVRVEKYLQDFFARKLDGKSFIDRFKVETKDDES, encoded by the exons ATGGAAGAAGCTGCAAGCTCGAGAAAGATAGGTAGCAGTTTGAAAGTACCTAGCGTTCAAGAGCTGGCAAAGCAACAACTAGCCGTTCCGCCACGATATATTCGTGATGATATCGAAACGCCTGTTTTGACATCCAATTCCTCTTCCATATTGCCTCAAGTTCCAGTCATTGACATGGAAAAACTGCTCGCAATTGGAAATGATGGTTCAGAGCTTCAGAGGCTTCATTTTGCTTGCAAAGAATGGGGATTTTTCCAG TTGGTGAATCATAGAGTGAGTTCATCATTGGTGGAGAATGTGAAGTCAGAAATCCGAGCATTTTTCGATCTACCATTGGAAGAGAAGAAGAAGTTTGAGCAAGAAGAAGGGGATGTTGAAGGATATGGGCAAGCCTTTGTTTTTTCTGAAGAGCAAAAATTAGACTGGGCTGACTTGTTTTACATGACCACTCTCCCGACCCATTTGAGAAAACCTCACTTATTCCCCAAGCTCCCTATCTCACTTAG GGACATAATGGAAGCACAGTGCCAAGAATTCAAGAGCCTAGCAATAAGCATCTTATGTCAATTGGCAAAGGCTTTAAAGATGGATGAAAATGAAATGAAAGATCTATTTACTGATGGTATGCAGTTAATAAGGATGAATTGTTATCCTCCTTGCCCTGAGCCAGACAAAACCATTGGCTTAAGTCCTCATTCTGATGCTGATGCCCTCACCATCCTTCTCCAGCTTAATGAAACTGAAGGTCTCCAAGTTCGAAAAGATGGTATTTGGGTTCCTGTAAAACCCCTCCCAAATGCTTTGATTGTCAATGTGGGCGATATGATGGAG ATAGTGAGCAATGGTGTTTATAGGAGCATTGAGCACAGAGCAGTTGTAAACTCAAACAAAGAGAGGCTATCTCTTGCAACATTCTATATCTTTAACCTTGACTCTGAATTAGGTCCTGCACACACCCTCATTGGACCACATAATCCTGCAAAATTCCAAAATGTTCGTGTTGAAAAATATTTGCAGGATTTTTTTGCACGAAAACTTGATGGAAAATCGTTCATTGATCGCTTTAAGGTAGAGACTAAGGATGACGAATCCTAG
- the LOC142171635 gene encoding uncharacterized protein LOC142171635, protein MEYHSWMYNRNYPNRRFLREEFIEGVKEFIRHAMSLEPFRIRGMIRCPCTKCKCLNFLGSEDVTTHLYRKGFMDNYFVSTSHGEVDGTDGVFHNVVVGESNRSVENNVQHPRYHEMVANAFGMHFEFEILESIEQAPNKEAKYFYEQLEAASRPLSEGSIHSQLSIAVRVLSIKSDTNISQAGMDSFIGLMCELVDPTFNIPEDFYKVKRLVSKLGLSSMRIDCYEDGCMLYYKGDAYLESYKFCEKPRFKRVSSRQKVVVKSMHYLPLIPRLKRLYASMSSAPHMRWHYKNRRSPGIMCHPSDGEAWKHFDRTYPDYASELRNVRLGLCADGFTPFSVSATPYSC, encoded by the coding sequence ATGGAATATCATAGTTGGATGTAtaatagaaattatcctaatcgtcGATTTTTAAGGgaggaatttatagaaggggttaaggaatttattaggcatgcaatgtcacttgaacCGTTTCGGATTAGAGGGATGATTAGGTGTCCTTGTACGAAGTGcaagtgtttgaattttttgggTTCGGAGGATGTTACGACTCATCTTTATAGAAAGgggtttatggataattattttgtgtcgactagtcatggagaggttgatggtactgatggtgtatttcataatgtagttgttggtgaaagtaataggtcggtggagaataacgttcaacatcctagataccatgaaatggttgcgaatgcttttgggatgcacttcgagtttgaaatcctTGAAAGTATTGAACAAGCTCCTAACAAagaggcaaaatatttttatgaacagttagaggccgCTAGTCGTCCACTAAGTGAAGGGAGTATTCACTCTCAGTTGTCTATTGCGGTTAGAGTATTAAGTATCAAATCAGATacaaatatttctcaagcagGAATGGATTCTTTCATTGGCCTTATGTGTGAATTAGTTGACCCAACTTTCAACATACCTGAAGATTTTTATAAGGTTaaaagattggtttctaagttaggactctcGTCTATGAGAATCGATTGTtatgaagatggttgcatgttgtaTTATAAGGGTGATGCATATTTAGAAAGttataaattttgtgaaaaacctcGTTTTAAGCGGGTTTCCAGCAGGCAAAAGGTTGTTGTGAagtcgatgcattatttacctcttattccTAGATTAAAGAGGTTGTATGCATCGATGAGTtccgctcctcatatgagatggcactataAAAATAGAAGGTCGCCCGGtattatgtgtcatccttcagatggggaagcttggaagcattttgataggACGTATCCGGATTATGCTAGTGAACTGAGGAATGTTCGGTTGGGTTTGTGTGCTGATGGTTTCACGCCATTTTCTGTTTCTGCAACACCATATTCATGCTAG